In a single window of the Mauremys reevesii isolate NIE-2019 linkage group 3, ASM1616193v1, whole genome shotgun sequence genome:
- the GEN1 gene encoding flap endonuclease GEN homolog 1 has protein sequence MGVTNLWQILEPVKEHVHLSSLRGKTLAVDLSLWVCEAQTVKKMIGVVTKPHLRNLFFRISSLTSMEIKLVFVMEGDAPKLKAETMSKRNELRYGSSKKPRAAKTGRSYFKSVLRECLEMLECLGLPWVQAAGEAEAMCAYLNANGYVDGCITNDGDAFLYGAQTVYRNFTMNAKDPHVDCYTMSSIKEKLHCDRESLIGLAILLGCDYLPKGVPGVGKEQALKLIGTLRGQNLLQRFDQWKGQLQCGNASVLTVNKMTHCSVCHHPGSCKDHELSGCKLCGSVKSCEPHDNQYCCPCEWHCSERVKQTNAVEDNIRKKARGCEGFPFSEVIEEFLVNKNKLVRIMERQRPNLLSFQRLAFEKMEWTKQYACKKLLSLLTRYDMIKRKSGQTDTEQLQAKRIVRTRVKNGIPCFEIEWQKPEHYVTADDQPTESFVVTVEEEALFQAAYPDIVDFYKVEKLEVLERKQRSKKNKPKEKEHSNIDGNVADLLSLMNLQSACESFPEQDSKSDFKTLPDNQMQEKSISKSNDSLLAADFSTVIVQLQNPVSTLPVTASPNTQYQSVLDDSLTSPAQFTQLPEASSSYVSSVIAGLQLSGIDWDGTSFSISPAHVDSACCSVSELGASNNCISQPCTVQHKTRENTKDSGATQSHDDSCISAEYLVPTPTDLVEQLQKLPLRERIFLKTSVQKDTALSLNIVQPKPLQLLKQIKETSVPETVSTYPSIQLSDTTKEIKMLSEKYLKVSSVQNYQEQYKTLGNLVQMEQKHPKHSCLKSVGLRSQATEPLHSEGESLKLAKATDNCHIRKFCTQATWKTSIKKSVCHDRHSSSEDSDDGTMMDKNQTYRIKQRRQLNPAQMKENLTKERGNGGSNLSTKWREKEANLKIISNNLSMQVSPKPASVVEANSFPSPILSFKRLDSCSSLQQSKNDDCDVWVDSPLPLSERLKLRLKSN, from the exons ATGGGAGTGACTAATCTATGGCAGATCCTGGAGCCTGTGAAAGAACATGTTCATCTGAGCAGTCTCAGGGGGAAAACCCTTGCTGTTGATTTAAGTCTATGGGTGTGTGAGGCACAGACTGTTAAAAAGATGATTGGAGTAGTCACCAAGCCTCATCTTAG GAATCTATTTTTTCGAATCTCTTCTTTAACCTCAATGGAGATCAAATTGGTGTTTGTGATGGAGGGGGATGCCCCAAAGCTGAAAGCAGAAACAATGAGTAAGAGGAATGAGCTCCGCTATGGATCTTCGAAAAAACCTAGAGCTGCAAAAACAGGGAGATCctattttaaatcagttttaagagAG tgCCTTGAAATGTTGGAGTGTTTAGGATTACCTTGGGTTCAAGCAGCTGGTGAAGCAGAGGCGATGTGTGCTTACCTGAATGCAAATGGATATGTGGATGGCTGCATCACCAATGATGGAGATGCTTTCTTGTATGGAGCTCAGACAGTTTATAGGAATTTCACCATGAATGCAAAG GACCCACATGTTGACTGCTATACAATGTCCTCTATTAAGGAGAAACTACATTGTGACAGAGAGTCTCTGATTGGGCTAGCAATTCTTCTTGGTTGTGATTATCTTCCTAAG GGAGTGCCAGGAGTTGGAAAAGAACAAGCTTTAAAGTTAATTGGGACTTTGCGAGGTCAAAATTTACTGCAGAG GTTTGATCAATGGAAAGGACAGCTTCAATGTGGTAATGCATCTGTTCTAACAGTTAACAAGATGACTCATTGTTCTGTGTGCCATCATCCAG GCTCTTGTAAGGACCATGAGCTCAGTGGATGTAAACTGTGTGGAAGTGTTAAGTCCTGTGAACCACATGACAACCAATACTGCTGCCCTTGTGAGTGGCATTGTTCAGAACGAGTGAAACAGACAAATGCAGTGGAGGACAATATCAGAAA AAAAGCTAGAGGTTGTGAGGGCTTTCCATTTTCTGAG GTTATCGAAGAATTTCttgtaaacaaaaacaaactggtCAGGATAATGGAGCGCCAGAGGCCAAATTTATTGTCCTTTCAG AGACTTGCTTTTGAGAAGATGGAATGGACCAAACAGTATGCTTGCAAGAAACTGTTGTCACTGTTGACACGCTATGACATGATCAAAAGAAAGTCTGGTCAGACAGATACAGAGCAACTGCAGGCAAAACG GATAGTCAGGACACGTGTTAAAAATGGAATTCCTTGTTTTGAAATTGAATGGCAAAAACCAG AGCATTATGTTACAGCAGATGATCAGCCCACAGAGTCCTTTGTGGTTACAGTAGAGGAAGAAGCTTTGTTTCAGGCTGCCTATCCTGACATTGTTGACTTCTATAAAGTGGAAAAGTTGGAAGTTTTGGAAAGGAAACAGAGAA GTaagaaaaataaaccaaaagaaaaagaacacTCAAATATCGATGGTAACGTTGCTGATCTTCTGTCTCTGATGAATTTGCAATCTGCATGTGAAAGCTTTCCTGAGCAGGATTCCAAGTCAGATTTTAAAACTCTTCCTGATAATCAAATGCAGGAGAAAAGTATCTCCAAATCGAATGATTCCCTTTTAGCTGCAGATTTTTCCACTGTAATTGTTCAGTTACAAAACCCAGTATCTACCCTTCCTGTAACTGCTTCACCCAACACTCAATATCAGAGTGTTTTAGATGACTCTCTTACTTCACCAGCACAGTTTACTCAACTCCCTGAGGCATCATCCTCTTATGTTTCTTCTGTGATAGCTGGTCTACAACTGAGTGGCATTGATTGGGATGGAACCTCATTCAGCATTTCACCAGCACATGTTGATTCTGCCTGTTGTTCAGTGTCTGAGCTTGGTGCATCTAATAATTGTATAAGCCAACCATGTACAGTTCAGCACAAAACAAGGGAAAACACAAAAGATTCTGGTGCCACACAATCTCATGATGATTCTTGCATCAGTGCAGAGTATTTGGTTCCAACCCCTACTGATCTGGTAGAACAGCTTCAGAAGTTGCCTTTAAGAGAACGAATATTTCTGAAGACGTCTGTGCAGAAAGATACTGCACTGTCTCTAAACATAGTGCAACCGAAACCTTTACAATTGTTGAAACAAATTAAAGAAACATCAGTTCCTGAGACTGTTTCCACTTATCCTTCAATTCAATTAAGTGACACCACAAAAGAAATCAAAATGTTATCAGAAAAATATCTGAAAGTCTCTAGTGTACAAAATTACCAGGAACAGTACAAAACACTTGGCAACTTGGTACAAATGGAGCAAAAACACCCCAAACACAGCTGTTTGAAGTCTGTGGGTTTGAGAAGTCAAGCAACAGAGCCTTTGCACTCCGAAGGTGAATCACTGAAGTTAGCAAAGGCCACAGATAACTGTCACATTAGAAAATTCTGTACTCAAGCTACTTGGAAAACTTCCATTAAAAAGAGTGTGTGCCATGACAGACATTCTTCTAGTGAGGACAGTGATGATGGGACTATGATGGATAAAAATCAGACTTACAGAATTAAACAGCGGAGGCAACTGAATCCAGCTCAGATGAAggaaaacctcaccaaggagagGGGTAACGGAGGATCAAATCTTTCAACtaaatggagagagaaagaggcaaatttaaaaataattagcaaTAACTTGTCAATGCAAGTATCTCCAAAACCTGCCTCGGTAGTGGAAGCTAATAGTTTTCCAAGCCCAATACTATCATTTAAAAGATTAGATTCCTGTTCTTCTCTGCAGCAAAGCAAAAATGATGACTGTGATGTATGGGTAGATAGTCCCCTGCCTCTGTCTGAAAGGCTCAAACTAAGACTCAAAAGCAATTAG